The Pseudomonas entomophila genome segment TGCATGGCCACGCTCACCGCATGTTCGCTGGAGGCTTGCCCCGGCGCCACCGGGGCGATGTCGATACCGACGAACTCGCTGACATCCCAGGGCAGGGCGGCTGCGGCACCGGAGCCGGTTTCCTCGGTGATGGTGAACAGCGGGTGGCAGTCGATCAGTGGCTGACGCCCACTTTCCATCACGGCCTTGAGCGCGGCCAGCAGGGCCGCCACGCCAGCCTTGTCGTCCAGGTGGCGGGCGCTGATATGGCCGCTTTCGGTGAATTCCGGCAGTGGGTCGAACGCCACGCAGTCACCGATGGCGATACCCAGCGCCTCGCAATCGGCGCGGGTGGCGCAGTAGGCGTCCAGGCGCACTTCCACATGGTTCCAACTGATCGGCATCTGGTCGATGGCGGTATTGAACGCGTGCCCACTGGCCATCAATGGCAGCACGCTGCCGCGAAACACGCCGGTATCGGTGAACACGCTGACCCGGCTGCCTTCGGCGAAGCGGCTCGACCAGCAGCCAACCGGGGCCAAGGCCAGGCGACCGTTGTCCTGCAACTGGCGCACGCTGGCGCCGATGGTGTCCAGGTGCGCGGACACAGCGCGGTCGGGCGAGCTCTGGCGGCCCTTGAGGGTGGCGCGGATGGTGCCGCGGCGGGTCAGTTCGTAGGGGATGCCGAGCTCGTCCAGGCGTTCGGCCACATAGCGCACGATGGTGTCGGTGAAACCGGTGGGGCTGGGGATGGCGAGCATCTCCAGCAGGACCTTCTTGAGGTAGTCGAGGTCGGGTTCGGGGGGGCATGAAGGCATGGGGCACTCCTTGGGCTTGGTGTCGTGTCTGCTGGCCCGTTCGCCGGCAAGGCCGGCTCCTGCAGGTGCGGCGCCGATGGCGAGGCGGTTCACACCAATGGCCGGCTATGGGGGAACAGCAGGTCGACGAATCGTTCGGCGGTAGGCTGTGGTTCATGATTGGCCAACCCTGCGCGCTCGTTGGCTTCGATGATCACGTAGTCCGGGTGCTCGGCATCGCGGACCATGAAATCCAGCCCAACGACGGGTATTTCCAGTGCGCGGGCGGCGCGCACGGCGGCATCGGCCAGCACGGGGTGCAGGCGCGCGGTGACGTCCTCCAGCGTGCCGCCGGTGTGCAGGTTGGCGGTGCGGCGCACGGCCAGGCGCTGACCGGCCGGCAGCACATGGTGGAAGCCCAGGCCCGCGGCCTTGAGTGTGCGCTCGGTCTCGTCGTCCAGGGGGATGCGGCTTTCGCCGCCCGTGGCGGCCTGGCGCCTGCGGCTCTGGGCGTCGATCAGCGCGCGGAGGTTGTGCCTGCCGTCGCCAGTCACCTGCGCCGGATGGCGGATGGCAGCGGCCACTACTTCGTAGCCAATCACCAGGATGCGCAAGTCACTGCCTGGGTGAAAACTCTCCAGCAACACGCGGCTGTCGAAGCGCCGGGCCTGCTCGATGGCCTGGTCGAGTTCGTCGATCTGGCTCAGGTTCACCGCTACACCCTGGCCTTGTTCGCCGTCCACCGGCTTGACCACCACCGCGCCATGCGCGTCGAGGAACGCCTGGTTGTCGTCGGCGGCGCCTGCCAGTTGCTGCGCCGGTACTTGCAGACCGGCAGCGTGCAGCACCTTGCGGGTCAGGCACTTGT includes the following:
- a CDS encoding osmoprotectant NAGGN system M42 family peptidase → MPSCPPEPDLDYLKKVLLEMLAIPSPTGFTDTIVRYVAERLDELGIPYELTRRGTIRATLKGRQSSPDRAVSAHLDTIGASVRQLQDNGRLALAPVGCWSSRFAEGSRVSVFTDTGVFRGSVLPLMASGHAFNTAIDQMPISWNHVEVRLDAYCATRADCEALGIAIGDCVAFDPLPEFTESGHISARHLDDKAGVAALLAALKAVMESGRQPLIDCHPLFTITEETGSGAAAALPWDVSEFVGIDIAPVAPGQASSEHAVSVAMQDSSGPYDYHLSRHLLKLAGDQGLPVRRDLFRYYFSDAHSAVTAGHDIRTALVAFGCDATHGYERTHIDSLAALSRLLSGYLLSPPVFASDSQPANASLERFSHQLEHDAQMESETRVPAVDSLVGNKG